The following nucleotide sequence is from Methylocella sp..
TGCACATATTGCTTACGGATCTCGTCGAGGAACGAATTCTTGGTCAAAAAGGTCGCCGTCGCAAAGGCGCCGAGCGTCATCGAGGTCACCGGCAGAGCGATGTGCCAGAGATAGTCGCCGATTTTGCCGGGCCATGAGAGCTGCGCCCAGTTCTCCGAGGTGAGGCCGCGCAGCGGAAAAATCTGCCAGAATGAGCCGCCGCAAAACAGCACGATCAGCAGGATCGCGAATAGAAAACTCGGGATGGCGTAGCCGGTGATAACCACCGCCGAGGTCCAGACGTCAAAGCGCGACCCGTCGGTCACCGCCTTCTTGATGCCGAGCGGAATTGAAATCGCATAGGAGAGGAGCGTCATCCAAAGCCCCAGCGAGATCGAAACCGGAAGCTTCTCCGCAATCAGTTGCAACACCGGGACATCGCGAAAATAGGATCGCCCGAACTGGAAGGTCGAATAATTCTTGAGCATCAAGAAGAAGCGCTCATAGGCCGGCTTGTCGAAGCCGAATTGCTTTTCGAGCTCGGCGATGAACTTTGGATCGAGCCCCTGGGCGCCGCGATATTTTGAGGAGAAATCGCCGCCGCCGCCGGCAGCGGCCTCGCCGCCGCCGCCAAAATGGGCGGTCGCGCCGGAATCAACCCCCTGCAATTGCGCCAGAATGCGCTCGACCGGGCCGCCCGGAGCAAATTGCACGATCGCGAAAGAGATAAGAAGGATCCCGAAGACCGTCGGAATCATCAAAAGAATGCGGCGAGCGATATAGGCGAACATCAGGCCCCGTCAGCGGCCAGCAAAATTGATGCGCTTGGCTTTCGCGTCATCATACCACCAGGTGGAGAGGACGCCGATGTCATATTTCGGGCCGCGCTCCGGGCGGCTGAAGACATCCCAGAAGGCGACGAGATGATTGGGCTTGTTCCACATCGGAACCCAGGAATGGCCAGCCCGCAAAATGCGGTCGATCGCCCGGCAGATGAACGTCAATTGCTCGCGCGTCTCGACGACGAGCGCCTGCTCGATCAAGGCGTCGACGACCTTGTCCTTGATGCCCGAGACATTTCGCGAACCCGCCATGTCGGCGGCTTCCGAACCGAACGCCGCCCGCATGCCCTCCCCTGGCGTGAGCCCAAGGCCGAAACGGGAGGTCACGACATCATAATCGAAGGCGTCGGTGCGGCGCTTGTATTGGGCGGCGTCCACGACCCGATAGCGCGCTTCGATCCCGAGCAGCTTCAGGTTCTTGATGAAAGGCGCCGTGTGCGGCTCCAAAGCGCCGTCGAAATCGAGAAATTCGATTTCGAAGGGTTTGCCGTCGGGCGAAATCAAGCTCGAACCCTGCCGTTTGCATCCCGCCGCCGAAAAAAGCGCGTTGGCGCGGCGCAAAAGCTCGCGGTCTTGCCCCGAGCCATCCGACGCGGGCGGCGTGTAGACTTCTCCAAAGACCTCTGGCGACAGTTCGCTCCGGTAAGGCTCTAGCAGCGCCGCTTCCTCCGGCGAGGGCGTTCCCTGCGCGGCCATCGGCGAATTCTGGAAAAAGGATGTCGTACGGGCGTAGACCCCATACATAATATTGGCGTTGGTCCATTCGAAATCGAAGGCGAGGCCAATCGCCTCGCGGACGCGGGGGTCTTTGAACTTGTCCCGCCGCATGTTGAAGAACCAGCCTTGAGTTCCCATCGGCGATGCGTCGGGAAGCGTCGCGCGCTGGACCCGGCCTTCCTTCACGGCTGCAAAATCATAGCCTGTCGCCCAAACGGCAGAGGTGAATTCCTCGCGGAAAGTGAAAATCGCAGCTTTGAAGGCCTCGAAAGCGACTTTGCGGTCGGCGAAATATTCAAAACGGATGCGGTCGAAATTCGCCTGGCCGACATTGACGGGCAGGTCCTTGCCCCAATAATCGGGCACGCGATCGAAGCTGATGAAATGGCCTTGATCGAAGCGCCCAACCTTATAGGCGCCCGAGCCCAGCGGCGGCTCCAGCGTCGTCTCGTCGAACGGATGCGCGTCATAATAGGCGGCGCTGAAAATCGGCTGTCCGGCGACGATCAAGGCGGCCTCGCGGCTGTGATGGGGCTTCAACCGCACCAGAATCACATCATCGGCCTCGACCTCGACGGCATCGATATCGCGCAGCGGCTGGCGGATGGAGGGATGTCCTTTAGTCCGCAGAATATTCAGCGAAAAGGCGACATCCTGCGCACGCAATGGCGAACCATCGTGGAAGCGCGCCTCTTTGCGCAGAAGGAAGCGATAGGCGTTCTTGTCGGGCGAGATCCGCACCGCGCGGGCGACGAGACCATAGAGGGAGTCCGGCTCATCGCCGCTGCCGCTCATCAACGAATCGAAAATAAGTCCCATGCCGGCGGCGCCGTCGCCCTTTAAAATATAAGTGTTGAGCGTATTGAAGGTCGTGAAGTTCTGATTGCCCGACGTCGAGCTGACCTGCAACGCGATCTCGCCGCCCTTTGGCGCGTCCGGATTCACATAAGCAAAGTGAGCAAAATCGGCGGGCTGCGCCAGATCGCCAAACACCGAAAGACCATGGGTCTCGATCTCTTCGACCGCCGCCCCCGCCCGGCGGGAGAGGAACTGCGGCAGAATCAGGCCTCCGGCGGCAAGTTTCAGAACAGAGCGGCGAGAAAAGCGAAAGGGACGGAGTGAAGGGAGCGTCGCGGTCAAAATCGCCTCTTTGGCAAAGCTTCGGGAATTGGCTGGCTTTAGGACGAGACCCTGTCTCAGAACAACTACTTAGCGCGGTGCGGTCGGAGACACCGACCATTTGATGTAGGTTTTATAATGACGTCCGCCAGTCTTCGAACGGGCTATGATACGCGCGAAAACGCCGGGCGGAAACCCAGCGCTTCTGAACGAGCAAGCTCGCGGTTACGGCTTCGGTAGCGGAACCGGATTGTCCGACAGACTATCGAGGTAGTCGATAATATCCGCCCGTTTAGCCGGGTCCGGCTCGCCCGCGAAACTCATCTTCGTGCCGCTTATGAAGGCTTTCGGATTGGTGAGGAAGTGATCAAGATCGTCGAAAGTCCATTCGCCGCCCTTGGCCTTCATGGCATCAGAATAGGCAAAGCCGGCTAC
It contains:
- a CDS encoding microcin C ABC transporter permease YejB, whose amino-acid sequence is MFAYIARRILLMIPTVFGILLISFAIVQFAPGGPVERILAQLQGVDSGATAHFGGGGEAAAGGGGDFSSKYRGAQGLDPKFIAELEKQFGFDKPAYERFFLMLKNYSTFQFGRSYFRDVPVLQLIAEKLPVSISLGLWMTLLSYAISIPLGIKKAVTDGSRFDVWTSAVVITGYAIPSFLFAILLIVLFCGGSFWQIFPLRGLTSENWAQLSWPGKIGDYLWHIALPVTSMTLGAFATATFLTKNSFLDEIRKQYVQTARMKGLSERRVLYGHVFRNAMMIVVAGFPGAFIAAFLGGSLLIETIFSLDGLGLLSFESIVNRDYPVVFANLYILSLLGLVVNLLSDLTYMWIDPRIDFLTREV
- a CDS encoding extracellular solute-binding protein, with protein sequence MTATLPSLRPFRFSRRSVLKLAAGGLILPQFLSRRAGAAVEEIETHGLSVFGDLAQPADFAHFAYVNPDAPKGGEIALQVSSTSGNQNFTTFNTLNTYILKGDGAAGMGLIFDSLMSGSGDEPDSLYGLVARAVRISPDKNAYRFLLRKEARFHDGSPLRAQDVAFSLNILRTKGHPSIRQPLRDIDAVEVEADDVILVRLKPHHSREAALIVAGQPIFSAAYYDAHPFDETTLEPPLGSGAYKVGRFDQGHFISFDRVPDYWGKDLPVNVGQANFDRIRFEYFADRKVAFEAFKAAIFTFREEFTSAVWATGYDFAAVKEGRVQRATLPDASPMGTQGWFFNMRRDKFKDPRVREAIGLAFDFEWTNANIMYGVYARTTSFFQNSPMAAQGTPSPEEAALLEPYRSELSPEVFGEVYTPPASDGSGQDRELLRRANALFSAAGCKRQGSSLISPDGKPFEIEFLDFDGALEPHTAPFIKNLKLLGIEARYRVVDAAQYKRRTDAFDYDVVTSRFGLGLTPGEGMRAAFGSEAADMAGSRNVSGIKDKVVDALIEQALVVETREQLTFICRAIDRILRAGHSWVPMWNKPNHLVAFWDVFSRPERGPKYDIGVLSTWWYDDAKAKRINFAGR